In the genome of Planctomyces sp. SH-PL62, the window ACGCTCGCGGCGGGACGCGCTGCGCGAGGCGATCGAGCAGGTGGGCGGGGCGCTGGTCGCCAGCGCGGGGACGGTCATCATCGGGCTGGGGATGCTCTACTTCTCGAGCTTCGCCAAGATCCGCTACACCGGCCCGGCGATCGCGCTGAGCCTGACGATCGCGCTGCTGGCCGCGTTGACGCTGGCGCCGATGCTCCTGTCGTGGCTGGGGGGGGCGATCTTCTGGCCGTTCCGCCCGCCGCACCACTCGCCCGGGATGAGCCGCGAGGAAGAAAGCCTGGATGAGGTGCCCATGTCGGGCTTCTGGGTGTGGGTGGCGAACCTGGTGGTCCGCCATCCGATCTGGATCCTGGTCGTGAGCCTCTCGGCGCTGCTCCCCCTGGCCGTGATCGGCGCGAGGACGACGTCGAACTATAGCCAGCTCGCGGACCTCGCGCCGGACCGGCCGAGCGTCGTCGGGGCGTCTCGGATCCGCCACTACTTCGCGGTCGGCGAGCTGAGCCCGACGATCGCGGTGGTCGAGAACCCCAAGCTCGATTTCCGATCGCCCGAGGGTCGCGAGAAGGTCGCCGAGGTCACGGCGAGGCTCCTGGCGGTCCCCGGCGTGGCCGAGGTCCGCTCGCTCTCGCAGCCGCTGGGGAAGCCGCCGATCCCCGAAGCCGAGATGAACTTCCTCCAGAAGATGGCCGATCGGGCCCTCCGCGCGGCGGCCGACGGCCGTTACGTCAGCATCAATCCGGTCGAGACGAGGGAGCCCGGCCAGGCCGAGGTGCCCGCGGCCCGCTCGCGCAACCACATCACGCGGTTCGACGTCGTCTTCGCGACCGACCCGTTCTCGAAGGCGAGCCTGGACTCCCTGGCCCTGGTCAACGAGACCCTGAACGCCGCCAGCCGACCCGGCGGGCCGCTCCAGGGCTGCACCGGCATCGGCCTCGCCGGCTCGACGTCGGCGGTGAACGACCTGATGCGGGTCACGACGGGCGACGAGCGCCGGATGTATTTCCTGGTCACGTTCGGGGTCTTCATCATCCTCGTCGCCCTGCTCCGTCGGCCGGGGACCTGCCTGTACCTCATCCTGACGGTCGTGCTGGGCTACCTGGCGTCGCTGGGGGTCACGGAGCTGGTCTTCAGCAGCATCCACCAGGGGACCGAGCCGTGGGGCGGGCTCGACTGGACCGTCGGCTTCTTCCTGTTCGTGATCCTGGTGGCCGTGGGGGAGGATTACAACATCCTGCTCATGGCCCGGGTCATCGAGGAGGAGGCCAAGCACGGGGTCGTCGAGGGGACCCGCCGCGCCGTGGCGCATACGGGGGGCATCATCAGCTCGTGCGGGCTCATCATGGCCGGCACGTTCGGCTCGATGCTGACCGGCAGCCTCACCTCGCTCAAGGAGCTGGGTTTCTCCCTCGGGCTGGGGATCTTGCTGGACACGTTCCTGGTGCGGCCGATCCTCGTCCCGGCCTTCGTGGTCGTGGCGGATCGGCTCTGGAACGATGTGGGCCCGACCAGAGCGGAACGCGCCCGGGAGCCCAAGCCCCTCGATCCCTCGGCGAACGGCCAGCCCGCCGGTGCCGAGCCGGACAAGTCCCTCGTGCCGGACGCGGTCGATTCGTGCCTGGGCGAGTTCTACGAGGACTGAGCCCGCGGAGCGGCCTCGGGCGGCTTGCGCTCGACGGCCAGGAAGCGAAGACGACCGCAGCGCGGGCACCCCCCCAGGGTGTAGTTCTTCCACGACCACGCTCCGATGCGGACGAGGCCGATCTCGGCGGCGTCGCGAATCAGGCCGCATTTCGTGCAGCGGGCCTGCCAGCCGGGAGCGTAGCCGTTCATCCTGGTCGCTCTCGTGAAGCCAACGAAAAGAGGGGGGCCGAAGCCCCCCTCTGTCTGGTACGTCTCACGGACGGCACGGCCTCGGCGGCCGTGCCGGATCAGGCGTCGCCGCCGACGGCCGCGAGCGGCTGGCCCTGGGCCTCGTCGCCCTTCTTGACGGCGTCGAACTTGAGCTTCTTGGGCTCGTTCTCGCCGTCGCCCTGGACGTCGACCGTGATGAGATCCTTGCCGGCGAAGGTCCCGCGGAGGATCTCCTCGGACATCGGGTTCTCGATCATGTTCTCGATGGCGCGGCGCAGGGGCCGGGCGCCGTAGTCGGGGTTGTAGCCCTTGGCGATGATGAGGTCCTTGGCGGCGTCGGTGAGCGACAGCTCCAGGCCGCGGTCGGCCATGCGGCCCCGGATCTTGGCCAGCTCAATGTCGACGATCTGCTTGAGATCGGCGTGGGTCAGCGTGTGGAACACGATGACGTCGTCGAGCCGGTTGAGGAACTCGGGGCGGAAGTACTTCTCGATGGCGACCTTGAGGCGTTCCTTCATCTCTTCATAACTGCCCGCCTCGTCGCGGCCGCGGTCGAACCCGAAGATGTTCGTGCTCGACGTCACCTCCGCGCCGGCGTTGGTGGTCATGATGATGATGGTGTTCTTGAAGTCGACGTTGCGGCCGAAGCTGTCGGTCAGCCGGCCTTCCTCCATGATCTGGAGGAGCATGTTGTAGACGTCGGGGTGGGCCTTCTCGATCTCGTCGAGGAGGACGACGGCGTAGGGGCGCCGGCGGATCTTCTCGGTGAGCTGGCCCCCTTCCTCGTAGCCGACGTAGCCCGGAGGGGCGCCGATCAGCCGCGAGACGTTGTGCTTTTCCATGTACTCCGACATGTCGATCTGGATCAACGCGTCGGCGTCGCCGAACATGAACTCGGCGAGGGCCTTGGCCAGGTGGGTCTTACCGACGCCGGTGGGGCCGGCGAAGATGAAGCTGCCGATCGGCCGCTTGGGATCCTTGAGCCCGGCGCGGCTGCGGCGGACGGCCTCGCTGATCCGCTTGACGGCCTCGGACTGGGAGATGACCTTCTTCTGGATCTCCTCTTCCATCCGAAGCAGCCGGGCGGTCTCCTCGGTCTCCAGGCGGGTGAGGGGGATGCCGGTCATCTTGCTGACGACCTCGGCGATGACCTCCTCGTCGACCGTGCCGTCGATCTCCCGGGAGCGCTCGCGCCACTCGCGGGTGATCGTCTCCTTCTTCTTCTTGAGCTTGTCGGCCTGGTCGCGGAGGGCGGCGGCGCGCTCGAAGTCCTGGTTGGCGACGGCCTCTTCCTTGTCCTGATTGAGGCGCTCGATCTGTTCGTCGAGCTCCTTCAGGTCGGGGGGCCGGGTCATGGCCTTGAGTCGGACGCGGGCGCCCGACTCGTCGACGACGTCGATGGCCTTGTCCGGCAGGCAGCGGCCGGTGATGTAGCGGTCGGACAGCTCGACGGCCGCCTCCAGCGCGTCGTCGGTGATCTGGACGCGGTGGTGGGCCTCGTAGCGGTCGCGGAGGCCGCGGAGGATCTCCAGGGCCTCGCTCTTGCTGGGGGGCTCGACGACGATCGTCTGGAACCGACGCTCCAGCGCCCCGTCCTTCTCGATGTACTTGCGGTACTCGTCGAGGGTGGTGGCGCCGATGCACTGCACCTCGCCGCGGGCGAGGGCCGGCTTGAGGACGTTGGAGGCGTCGATCGCCCCTTCGGCCCCGCCGGCGCCGACCAGCGTGTGCAGCTCGTCGATGAACAGGATCGTGTTCTTGGCGCGGCGGACCTCGTTCATGACCGCCTTGATCCGCTCCTCGAACTGGCCGCGATACTTCGTGCCGGCGACCATCATGGCGAGGTCGAGCACGACGATGCGGCGGTCGCGGAGCAGCTCGGGGACGTTGCCGTCGACGATGAGCTGGGCGAGGCCCTCGACGATGGCCGTCTTGCCGACCCCCGCCTCGCCGAGGAGGACGGGGTTGTTCTTGGTGCGGCGCGAGAGCACCTGGATCACGCGCTCGATTTCATTCTGGCGGCCGATGACCGGGTCGAGCTTGATTTGCCGAGCCAGTTCGGTCAGGTCGCGTCCGAACGAGTCCAAGGCCGGAGTCTTGGACTTATTGCCTTTTGACGCGGCGCCGCGTTCACCCTCGCCGCCAGCGTCCATCCCGTGACCGAGCAAGTTCAGCACCTCCTCGCGCACTTCTTCCAACTTCAGGTTCAGGTTCATCAAGACCTGAGCCGCCACCCCTTCCTGCTCACGCAACAGGCCGAGCAGGAGGTGTTCGGTGCCGACGTAATTGTGATTCAGGTTGCGGGCTTCCTCGATCGCGTATTCGATGACCTTCTTGGCCCGGGGCGTCTGGGGGAGCTTCCCCATCGTGACCATCTCGGGGCCGGCCTGGACGATCTTCTCGACTTCGTTGCGGATCTTACGGAGGTCCACGTCCAGGTTACGCAGGACGTTGGCGGCGACCCCACTCCCTTCCTTGATCAGGCCCAGCAAGACGTGTTCCGTGCCGACGTACTCGTGGTTGAAGCGCTGGGCCTCTTGGTTGGCCAGCTGCATCACCTTGCGGGCACGATCGGTGAAGCGTTCAAACATGCGGTCTACTCCGATCCGACGTTCTGGGCGGCGACGGGCCGACGTCCCCGTCGAGGCGACGAGCCGTTCCCTTATTTTTGCATTGTACACCCGGGAGCGGCCGTCCGTTCAATACGGCCTGCGGGACCGGGCGGGTTTTCCCACCCTCCCGCCCCGATGCGCGGGCGGCTCGGATCTCGCCCAGGGCCCCCTCGAACGTCGACGAGAGGCCCCGATCAGGCGTCGGGGCCGTTCAGGGAGGTCAGCGCGCGCTCGACCTCCCATCGCCATTTCGAGCCGCCGTCCTGTTCCAGACACTGCCGGAAGGCCCGACGCGCCAGCTCGGGCTGGTGGGTCCGGACGTGGATCGCCCCCAGGTGCAACAGGGCGTCCGCGTCGGTGTCGTCCAGGGCCAGGATCCGCTCCACACGCCGCCGCGAGTCGTTCCAGCGGCCCTGAAGGTACGCCTCCAGCGCCTCTCCGAACAGGCGTTCGATCTCCTGGCGATGCCTCTCCGGGTGGCAGAGCCAGACCCACCACACGGTGTAGCAGAACGACGCCGACCAGGTCAGGATCGCGGAGACCGCGAAGAAATCCGCCCAGCCCGGCGCGAACGCCTCGACCCAGATCCAGCGCGCCGCGATCGCCAGGTTGACGGCCGCGGCGAACAAGCCGGCCAGCAGCAGCCCGAAGACCTCCTGGCCCGTCCAGATCTGCGGGAGGCCC includes:
- a CDS encoding tetratricopeptide repeat protein, translated to MPRRAWIGLLCFWPGLPQIWTGQEVFGLLLAGLFAAAVNLAIAARWIWVEAFAPGWADFFAVSAILTWSASFCYTVWWVWLCHPERHRQEIERLFGEALEAYLQGRWNDSRRRVERILALDDTDADALLHLGAIHVRTHQPELARRAFRQCLEQDGGSKWRWEVERALTSLNGPDA
- a CDS encoding ATP-dependent Clp protease ATP-binding subunit encodes the protein MFERFTDRARKVMQLANQEAQRFNHEYVGTEHVLLGLIKEGSGVAANVLRNLDVDLRKIRNEVEKIVQAGPEMVTMGKLPQTPRAKKVIEYAIEEARNLNHNYVGTEHLLLGLLREQEGVAAQVLMNLNLKLEEVREEVLNLLGHGMDAGGEGERGAASKGNKSKTPALDSFGRDLTELARQIKLDPVIGRQNEIERVIQVLSRRTKNNPVLLGEAGVGKTAIVEGLAQLIVDGNVPELLRDRRIVVLDLAMMVAGTKYRGQFEERIKAVMNEVRRAKNTILFIDELHTLVGAGGAEGAIDASNVLKPALARGEVQCIGATTLDEYRKYIEKDGALERRFQTIVVEPPSKSEALEILRGLRDRYEAHHRVQITDDALEAAVELSDRYITGRCLPDKAIDVVDESGARVRLKAMTRPPDLKELDEQIERLNQDKEEAVANQDFERAAALRDQADKLKKKKETITREWRERSREIDGTVDEEVIAEVVSKMTGIPLTRLETEETARLLRMEEEIQKKVISQSEAVKRISEAVRRSRAGLKDPKRPIGSFIFAGPTGVGKTHLAKALAEFMFGDADALIQIDMSEYMEKHNVSRLIGAPPGYVGYEEGGQLTEKIRRRPYAVVLLDEIEKAHPDVYNMLLQIMEEGRLTDSFGRNVDFKNTIIIMTTNAGAEVTSSTNIFGFDRGRDEAGSYEEMKERLKVAIEKYFRPEFLNRLDDVIVFHTLTHADLKQIVDIELAKIRGRMADRGLELSLTDAAKDLIIAKGYNPDYGARPLRRAIENMIENPMSEEILRGTFAGKDLITVDVQGDGENEPKKLKFDAVKKGDEAQGQPLAAVGGDA
- a CDS encoding MMPL family transporter, which gives rise to MFPFLARLVQRRSWIVLVLWTAATALLFLYAPRWDEVTKDDDVRFFPRDYPSVVGQDLLERGFPRDASSSQLVFVFDRRSGPLTPQDLAFVEKHAADFYKWSEADPTLGVKKLDTHRSPVIGPRLIGKAQDGPGQAVLTIASLNGTYLSRKTRIAVDNILEYLAQQPPLPEGLERTVTGSAVVGHDMNTAANESIENTTTATIVLVIAILLIVYRSPLLAMVPLVTIAFSVVVSMKAIAALTAIPWITFQVINITRVFVVVVLFGAGTDYCLFLIARYREELARGRSRRDALREAIEQVGGALVASAGTVIIGLGMLYFSSFAKIRYTGPAIALSLTIALLAALTLAPMLLSWLGGAIFWPFRPPHHSPGMSREEESLDEVPMSGFWVWVANLVVRHPIWILVVSLSALLPLAVIGARTTSNYSQLADLAPDRPSVVGASRIRHYFAVGELSPTIAVVENPKLDFRSPEGREKVAEVTARLLAVPGVAEVRSLSQPLGKPPIPEAEMNFLQKMADRALRAAADGRYVSINPVETREPGQAEVPAARSRNHITRFDVVFATDPFSKASLDSLALVNETLNAASRPGGPLQGCTGIGLAGSTSAVNDLMRVTTGDERRMYFLVTFGVFIILVALLRRPGTCLYLILTVVLGYLASLGVTELVFSSIHQGTEPWGGLDWTVGFFLFVILVAVGEDYNILLMARVIEEEAKHGVVEGTRRAVAHTGGIISSCGLIMAGTFGSMLTGSLTSLKELGFSLGLGILLDTFLVRPILVPAFVVVADRLWNDVGPTRAERAREPKPLDPSANGQPAGAEPDKSLVPDAVDSCLGEFYED